The following proteins are co-located in the Myroides profundi genome:
- a CDS encoding DUF2911 domain-containing protein, with amino-acid sequence MKRSLVALSFALFTLCTQAQVHTPPTSTKAESHQVVGLTDIKIDYSRPNMRGRLVFGDLVPYGRMWRTGANMNTVVTFGNDVEIGGKKLKKGSYALFTIPKVEEWEVIFYADTNNWGLPEKWDESKVALSTKVKPIGSDRKFETLTVAVNNVNIDYADLEIMWEKTVVPVRFKVPTDQLAMQSIDETFEGPTIVDYYGAAEYYYLTNKDLVKALDWVNKAIEKSGEKIPYYFVRLKSQIQAKGGDKIAAVETAKWALELAEKANNLDYIKINKDAIREWSK; translated from the coding sequence ATGAAAAGAAGTTTAGTTGCATTATCATTTGCATTGTTTACACTGTGTACACAAGCACAAGTTCACACTCCACCTACAAGTACAAAAGCAGAATCACATCAAGTAGTAGGGCTTACGGATATCAAGATTGATTATTCAAGACCGAATATGAGAGGGCGTTTAGTATTTGGTGATTTAGTTCCTTATGGAAGAATGTGGAGAACAGGAGCGAATATGAATACCGTAGTTACTTTTGGTAATGATGTAGAGATCGGTGGTAAGAAATTAAAGAAAGGATCGTATGCATTATTTACTATTCCTAAAGTAGAAGAATGGGAAGTAATATTCTATGCAGACACGAATAACTGGGGATTACCAGAGAAATGGGATGAGAGTAAAGTAGCTTTATCGACTAAGGTTAAACCTATTGGTTCTGATCGCAAGTTTGAGACATTAACTGTAGCGGTGAATAATGTGAACATAGACTATGCGGACTTAGAGATTATGTGGGAGAAGACAGTTGTACCTGTTCGTTTTAAAGTACCAACAGATCAATTGGCAATGCAGAGTATAGATGAGACATTTGAAGGACCTACAATCGTTGATTATTACGGAGCAGCAGAATATTACTACCTAACGAATAAAGACCTTGTAAAAGCTCTAGATTGGGTAAATAAGGCTATTGAGAAATCAGGAGAGAAAATACCTTACTACTTTGTACGCTTAAAATCACAGATCCAAGCTAAAGGAGGTGATAAAATAGCCGCTGTAGAAACTGCTAAATGGGCATTAGAGTTAGCAGAGAAAGCGAATAACCTTGATTATATCAAGATTAATAAAGACGCTATCAGAGAGTGGAGCAAGTAA
- the purB gene encoding adenylosuccinate lyase encodes MLTELNAISPIDGRYRGKTNALANYFSEEALIKYRVLVEVEYFISLCEHNVPQLANVPSSIFPELRKLYQEFTTEDALWIKEMEKTTNHDVKAVEYFLKSAFDILKLEEYKEFIHFGLTSQDINNTSIPLLTKEAYEDVYKPSLVTVINRLKELSIEWKDVPMLARTHGQPASPTRLGKEIYVFVERLEQQLALLEQVPFAAKFGGATGNFNAHHVAYPKQDWKQFGTDFVELTLGLKHSFPTTQIEHYDHFAAFFDGLKRINTILIDLDRDIWTYVSMDYFKQKIKAGEIGSSAMPHKVNPIDFENSEGNLGIANAIFEHLAAKLPISRLQRDLTDSTVLRNVGVPFGHTLIAFESTLKGLNKLLLNADKFAQDLENNWAVVAEAIQTILRREGYPNPYEALKDLTRTNTVINKESMHNFIETLNVSDAIKAELKAITPANYLGVDIL; translated from the coding sequence ATGCTAACAGAATTAAATGCTATTTCGCCTATCGATGGGCGTTATAGAGGTAAGACCAATGCACTAGCTAATTATTTCTCAGAAGAAGCATTAATCAAGTACAGAGTATTAGTAGAAGTAGAGTACTTTATTTCTCTATGTGAGCACAATGTCCCTCAATTAGCCAATGTCCCAAGTTCTATCTTTCCTGAATTGCGTAAACTGTATCAAGAGTTTACCACAGAAGATGCTTTGTGGATCAAGGAGATGGAGAAAACGACGAATCACGATGTGAAAGCAGTAGAGTACTTTCTGAAAAGCGCATTTGACATTTTAAAGTTAGAAGAATATAAAGAGTTTATTCACTTTGGACTAACTTCTCAGGATATTAATAACACCTCTATACCTTTATTGACTAAAGAAGCGTATGAGGATGTGTATAAACCATCTTTAGTCACTGTTATCAATAGATTAAAAGAGTTGAGCATAGAGTGGAAGGATGTACCTATGTTGGCACGTACACATGGTCAGCCTGCTTCTCCTACACGTCTAGGTAAAGAGATTTACGTATTCGTGGAGCGTTTAGAACAGCAGTTAGCATTATTAGAACAAGTACCTTTTGCTGCTAAATTTGGTGGTGCTACAGGTAACTTTAATGCGCACCATGTAGCTTACCCAAAACAAGATTGGAAACAGTTTGGAACTGACTTCGTAGAATTGACTTTAGGTCTTAAACATTCTTTCCCGACTACACAGATAGAGCACTATGATCACTTCGCAGCATTCTTCGATGGATTAAAACGTATAAACACGATACTGATAGACTTAGATAGAGATATCTGGACATATGTATCGATGGATTACTTTAAACAGAAGATTAAGGCAGGAGAGATAGGTTCTTCGGCTATGCCTCATAAAGTAAATCCTATTGACTTTGAAAACTCAGAAGGAAATTTAGGTATCGCTAATGCAATTTTTGAACATTTAGCGGCTAAGTTACCGATATCACGTCTTCAACGTGACTTGACAGACAGTACAGTGTTGCGTAATGTAGGAGTGCCTTTTGGACACACGCTTATTGCATTTGAGTCTACATTAAAAGGATTGAATAAGTTATTGCTGAATGCAGATAAGTTTGCTCAAGACTTAGAGAATAACTGGGCTGTAGTAGCAGAAGCTATTCAGACTATACTAAGAAGAGAAGGATATCCTAATCCGTATGAAGCATTAAAAGATTTGACTAGAACGAATACAGTGATTAATAAAGAATCAATGCATAATTTCATCGAGACATTAAATGTATCTGATGCAATTAAAGCAGAGCTTAAAGCAATCACACCAGCTAATTATTTAGGAGTAGATATTCTGTAA
- a CDS encoding helix-turn-helix domain-containing protein, which yields MTDTINFEEHLFKDQLAIYISSVWVLNNTSSFGHEIVLIPDGMIDMCCFYDLEGNMQKMLFGLCTKPEMTVIPPHSEMRVISFTPLGIEYLLKININDIVDSQCCLPSDFLPQIDFSRGNIQKLITSAYMWVTSIGVEDIEQKKIDLFDIVTKNRGNIVIKELESTIFWNQRQMNRYFNNSFGISLKKYCNVLRFYSNVAGVKRGSFFPDIGFSDQAHFIRETRKLCGVTPRELFQNKNDRFIQLSKFSDI from the coding sequence ATGACGGATACCATTAATTTTGAAGAACACCTTTTTAAGGATCAGCTAGCTATATATATCAGTTCTGTATGGGTATTGAATAATACTAGTTCTTTTGGACATGAGATTGTTTTAATTCCTGATGGAATGATAGATATGTGTTGTTTTTACGATTTGGAAGGGAATATGCAGAAGATGTTGTTCGGTTTGTGTACTAAGCCAGAAATGACTGTCATTCCTCCTCATAGTGAGATGAGAGTGATTAGTTTCACTCCACTTGGTATAGAGTATCTCTTGAAAATTAATATTAATGATATTGTAGATAGTCAATGTTGTTTACCTTCAGATTTTTTGCCTCAAATTGATTTTAGTAGAGGAAATATTCAAAAGCTAATAACTTCTGCTTATATGTGGGTTACTTCTATTGGTGTAGAAGATATTGAGCAGAAGAAGATTGACTTATTTGATATTGTTACTAAGAATAGGGGGAATATTGTGATTAAAGAGTTGGAATCAACTATTTTTTGGAACCAAAGACAAATGAATAGATATTTTAATAATAGTTTTGGCATATCCTTAAAGAAGTATTGTAATGTTTTGAGGTTCTATTCTAACGTAGCAGGGGTTAAGAGAGGAAGTTTCTTTCCTGACATAGGTTTTTCAGATCAGGCTCATTTTATTCGTGAAACGCGAAAGTTATGTGGGGTGACACCAAGAGAATTATTTCAAAATAAAAATGACCGTTTTATTCAATTATCAAAGTTCTCTGATATTTAG
- a CDS encoding YjdF family protein, with product MITEQMVTVYFDQPYWVVLFEKTEGEQYSVAKEVIGTAEPDYSTINKFLCELDFNELKYTFSIKGACKKNKYRFKKQVKKNRLLQSDLKVKYVFTKAQLMLKEQLEIDKSERKKESRLLKEEREQFKYVLRQKKKKEKHRGH from the coding sequence ATGATAACAGAACAAATGGTAACAGTGTATTTTGATCAACCTTATTGGGTTGTTTTATTTGAGAAGACAGAGGGTGAACAGTATTCTGTAGCTAAGGAAGTTATAGGAACAGCAGAACCAGATTACTCTACCATTAATAAGTTTCTGTGTGAACTTGACTTTAATGAATTGAAATATACCTTTAGTATTAAAGGAGCTTGTAAGAAGAACAAGTATAGATTTAAGAAACAAGTTAAGAAAAATCGTTTATTACAAAGTGATTTAAAAGTGAAATATGTTTTTACAAAAGCACAACTCATGTTGAAAGAGCAACTAGAGATAGATAAGAGTGAGCGCAAAAAAGAGAGTAGATTGCTAAAAGAAGAACGTGAGCAGTTTAAGTATGTCTTAAGGCAAAAGAAGAAAAAAGAAAAACATAGAGGGCATTAA
- the lpdA gene encoding dihydrolipoyl dehydrogenase, translated as MKFDIIVLGSGPGGYVTAIRASQLGFKVAVVEKENLGGICLNWGCIPTKALLKSAQVFEYLKHASDYGLTINGDVDKDFNAVIARSRNVAEGMSKGVQFLMKKNKIEVIDGFGKVKPGKKVDVTDKDGKVTELSADHIIIATGARSRELPNLPQDGKKVIGYRQALTLPQQPKKMIVVGSGAIGVEFAYFYKSMGTDVTIVEFMPNIVPVEDEDISKQFERSLKKNGINIMTNSSVERIDTTGEGVKAYVKTAKGEEVLEADILLSAVGIKTNIENIGLEEVGIATDRDKILVNDFYQTNVPGYYAIGDVVPGQALAHVASAEGILCVEKIAGHHVEPLDYGNIPGCTYATPEIASVGMTEAKAKEAGYELKVGKFPFSASGKAKAAGTPDGFVKVIFDAKYGEWLGCHMIGAGVTDMIAEAVVARKLETTGYEILKAVHPHPTMSEAVMEAVADAYGEVIHL; from the coding sequence ATGAAATTCGATATTATTGTTTTAGGAAGTGGCCCTGGAGGTTACGTTACTGCGATTAGAGCTTCTCAGTTAGGTTTTAAAGTTGCAGTTGTTGAAAAAGAAAATTTAGGAGGTATCTGCTTAAACTGGGGATGTATCCCAACGAAAGCTCTTCTTAAATCGGCACAGGTGTTTGAGTACCTTAAACACGCTTCTGACTACGGATTGACTATCAATGGTGATGTAGATAAAGATTTCAATGCTGTTATCGCACGTTCTCGTAACGTAGCTGAAGGAATGAGCAAAGGAGTTCAATTCTTAATGAAAAAGAATAAGATCGAAGTTATCGACGGATTCGGAAAAGTAAAACCAGGTAAGAAAGTAGACGTTACTGACAAAGATGGAAAAGTAACTGAACTATCTGCTGACCATATTATCATCGCTACAGGTGCTCGTTCTAGAGAGTTACCTAACTTACCTCAAGATGGTAAAAAAGTAATCGGATACAGACAAGCATTAACATTACCTCAACAACCTAAGAAAATGATTGTTGTTGGTTCTGGAGCTATTGGAGTTGAGTTCGCTTACTTCTATAAATCAATGGGTACTGATGTAACTATTGTTGAGTTTATGCCAAATATCGTTCCTGTAGAGGATGAAGATATCTCTAAACAATTTGAGCGTTCTTTAAAGAAAAACGGTATCAACATTATGACTAACTCTTCTGTAGAGCGTATCGACACTACAGGTGAAGGAGTAAAAGCATATGTAAAAACAGCTAAAGGTGAAGAGGTATTAGAAGCTGATATCTTATTATCTGCTGTAGGTATCAAAACGAATATCGAGAACATCGGATTAGAAGAAGTAGGTATCGCTACAGATAGAGATAAAATCTTAGTAAACGACTTCTACCAAACTAACGTACCTGGATACTATGCTATCGGTGACGTAGTACCTGGACAAGCGTTAGCTCACGTGGCTTCTGCTGAAGGTATCTTATGTGTTGAGAAAATCGCTGGACACCATGTAGAACCATTAGATTACGGAAATATCCCAGGATGTACTTATGCTACTCCAGAGATCGCTTCTGTAGGTATGACTGAGGCTAAAGCGAAAGAAGCTGGTTATGAACTTAAAGTAGGTAAATTCCCATTCTCTGCATCTGGAAAAGCAAAAGCTGCTGGTACTCCTGATGGATTCGTTAAAGTTATCTTCGATGCTAAATACGGTGAGTGGTTAGGATGCCACATGATCGGAGCTGGTGTTACAGATATGATCGCTGAGGCTGTAGTTGCTCGTAAATTAGAAACTACTGGATACGAAATCCTTAAAGCTGTTCACCCACACCCTACTATGAGTGAGGCTGTGATGGAAGCTGTAGCTGATGCTTACGGTGAAGTAATCCACTTATAA
- a CDS encoding ABC transporter ATP-binding protein — translation MKKLKSLSLQKLLQYTKPYQKRFNWVVVFAISLSIFAAIRPYMLKITVDEYVQKQDQSGLLLYILLMGLVLVLEVSSQFFFTYWANWLGQDIVKDIREKLFDKIINFRMRYFDNEPVGKLVTRAVSDIESIASIFSQGLFMIVSDLLKMFVVLCIMFYMNWKLSCIVLIAMPILLYATREFQRHMKTAFQEVRTQISNLNTFVQERLTGMKIVQLFTREEIEYEKFKEINHKHNVAWLKNILYNSIFFPIADIVSSLTLGFVIWYGGMSIVQGDNLTSFGDLFAYTMLITMLFNPLRQIADKFNVMQMGIIAAERVFEVLETEEQIDDSGTVTAPQFDGKIELKDVRFSYIEGTEVLKGINLDIAAGSTIAIVGSSGAGKSTIINLLNRFYDIDSGTICIDGVNINEYKLATLRKQVAVVLQDVFLFSDTIYNNITLHDESITRETVIEAAKKIGIHDFILQLPGGYDYNVKERGVMLSSGQRQLIAFLRAYVSNPSILILDEATSSIDTHSEELLQKATDYLTKDRTSIIIAHRLATIVNADQIIVMDKGKIVEKGTHKDLLEIQNGYYKNLHESQFNKQI, via the coding sequence ATGAAAAAACTAAAATCATTATCTCTACAGAAATTATTACAATATACTAAGCCGTATCAAAAACGATTTAATTGGGTAGTTGTATTTGCGATTTCCCTTTCTATATTCGCTGCCATACGTCCGTATATGCTAAAGATAACTGTAGATGAATACGTACAGAAACAAGATCAATCTGGACTACTACTCTATATCCTACTGATGGGATTAGTACTCGTACTAGAAGTATCTTCACAATTCTTCTTTACCTATTGGGCGAACTGGTTAGGACAGGATATCGTAAAAGACATTCGAGAGAAACTATTTGATAAAATCATCAACTTCAGAATGCGCTATTTCGATAATGAACCCGTAGGAAAATTAGTGACACGTGCAGTATCTGATATAGAATCTATCGCTAGTATCTTCAGTCAAGGACTCTTTATGATCGTCAGTGACTTACTAAAGATGTTCGTGGTACTGTGTATCATGTTCTACATGAACTGGAAGTTGAGCTGTATCGTATTGATAGCTATGCCTATTCTATTATATGCTACTCGAGAGTTCCAACGACACATGAAAACTGCATTCCAAGAAGTACGTACACAGATATCTAATCTAAATACATTCGTACAAGAGCGATTAACAGGAATGAAGATCGTACAACTCTTTACGAGAGAAGAAATAGAATACGAAAAATTCAAAGAGATTAACCATAAGCACAATGTGGCTTGGCTAAAGAACATTCTGTATAACTCTATCTTCTTTCCGATAGCGGATATAGTATCTTCTCTTACACTTGGTTTTGTGATTTGGTATGGAGGGATGTCTATCGTACAAGGAGACAACCTTACTTCTTTCGGAGATTTATTCGCTTATACGATGTTGATCACCATGCTATTTAACCCATTGAGACAGATAGCTGATAAGTTCAATGTCATGCAAATGGGGATTATCGCAGCAGAGCGTGTATTCGAAGTATTAGAAACAGAAGAACAGATAGACGATAGCGGTACAGTCACTGCTCCACAATTTGACGGTAAAATAGAGCTAAAAGATGTTCGCTTTAGTTATATCGAAGGAACAGAAGTACTGAAAGGGATTAACCTAGATATAGCTGCTGGTAGCACCATTGCTATCGTAGGAAGTTCTGGAGCTGGTAAGTCTACTATCATCAATCTATTAAATAGATTCTACGATATAGACAGTGGTACGATCTGTATCGATGGTGTCAATATCAATGAATATAAACTAGCTACACTGCGCAAACAAGTAGCAGTAGTACTTCAGGATGTATTCTTATTTAGTGACACGATATACAACAATATCACACTACACGATGAGAGCATCACAAGAGAGACTGTCATCGAAGCTGCTAAGAAAATAGGAATACACGACTTCATCTTACAACTCCCTGGTGGATATGATTATAATGTGAAAGAACGCGGTGTCATGCTATCATCTGGACAGCGTCAGTTGATCGCTTTCTTACGTGCATATGTTAGTAATCCTAGTATTCTAATACTAGATGAGGCTACCTCTTCTATCGATACACATTCAGAAGAATTACTACAGAAAGCGACTGACTATCTGACTAAAGATAGAACGTCTATCATTATAGCACACCGATTAGCAACGATAGTAAACGCTGATCAAATCATCGTAATGGATAAAGGTAAAATAGTAGAGAAAGGAACTCATAAAGACCTATTAGAAATCCAAAACGGATACTATAAAAACCTACACGAGTCACAGTTTAACAAACAAATATAG
- the truA gene encoding tRNA pseudouridine(38-40) synthase TruA, with amino-acid sequence MRYFLEFAYNGTHYHGWQLQPDAISVQEVLTKAISTLLRTPIELVGAGRTDAGVHAKQMYAHFDHELPFDKDSLVQRMNSFLPEDIVIYNIHTVADDAHARFDATARTYEYHIHQYKDAFCNAGSYYHFRPLNVELMNQAAQILFEYEDFECFSKTHTDVFTFNCTIYKAHWDILPDNRLVFTISANRFLRNMVRAIVGTLVNVGHEKITLDDFRTIIESKDRGKAGFSVPGKGLYLTQVSYPYL; translated from the coding sequence TTGAGATACTTTTTAGAATTCGCATATAACGGAACACATTATCACGGATGGCAATTACAACCTGATGCTATATCAGTACAGGAAGTACTGACTAAAGCAATTTCTACTCTACTACGCACCCCTATAGAACTAGTGGGAGCAGGTAGGACAGATGCTGGAGTACATGCTAAACAGATGTATGCACACTTTGATCACGAGTTACCTTTTGACAAAGATTCTTTAGTACAGCGAATGAATTCTTTTTTACCTGAAGACATTGTTATTTATAATATACATACGGTAGCAGATGATGCCCACGCACGCTTCGATGCGACAGCACGTACCTACGAGTATCACATTCATCAGTATAAAGATGCGTTCTGTAACGCGGGTAGCTACTACCACTTTAGACCGCTGAATGTAGAATTAATGAATCAAGCTGCTCAAATCTTATTTGAGTATGAAGACTTCGAATGTTTCTCTAAGACACATACAGATGTATTCACCTTCAATTGTACTATTTATAAAGCACATTGGGACATTCTACCTGATAACAGACTAGTATTCACCATCTCTGCTAATCGCTTCCTGCGCAATATGGTCAGAGCGATAGTGGGTACCTTAGTCAATGTAGGGCATGAAAAAATAACACTAGATGACTTCAGAACGATAATAGAAAGTAAAGACAGAGGCAAAGCTGGCTTTTCTGTACCTGGAAAAGGTCTTTATTTAACTCAAGTTAGTTACCCTTATTTATGA